The sequence TGCAATGTTGCGAAGGGTTCTACAGCATAGATCTCACCCTCCATTACTGTTCCTCCCTCAAATCCTGAAACGTTTGGAATACTCTTTCCTGTGTGGAGGCTGTACCTCTCTATCCTGTGACCCATCAGGTTTCTTATCGGCTTGTAGCCGAACCTGTTTATCGTCTTCTCTATGACTGCTCCGATCTGGGAGACTTTCACACCTGGCTTTATGGCTTCTACAGCGGCTTTGAGGGCCTCCTCCGTTGAGGCTGCAAGGTCCTCATAGTTTGGGTTGAATGTGAGGGTGACAGCTGTGTCTGCTATGTATCCTTGAATGTGGATTCCAAGATCAATCTTGACAATTGAGTCTTCAGGGATCCTGCTTTCATCTTCTGCGGGTGACGTGTAGTGGGCTGTGACGTCGTCGACTCCTATGTTCAGTGGGAAGGCAGGTTCCCCGCCAAGTTTGAAGGTCAAATTTTCGAGTCTCTCACATATTTCAAGCAGGGGTGTCTCAACCTTGACTATTCTCGACACCTCATTCTTCAGTTTGGCCGCTATTCTACCAGCGTCCAAATATTTCTCGAGAGCCTCAGACACTTGGTCGACCCCATCGACATTCAATAATTTTCTGGTATCTCTAAGTGACCGTCTCTCTTTAGATAACCATATTAGTTCGGTTCAATATTAAAGCCATTTAGGTCTGTGATGATTCGAATAGGGATTATAGGGAAGACGAATACTGGTAAGACTACTTTCTTCAACGCAGCCACCCTACTCTCCGCTGAGGTTTCAACATATCCATTCACAACCAAGCAGCCCAATGTTGGAAAAGCCTATGTTAGAACTATATGTGTCTGTAGGGAGTTAGGTGTGAAGGATGAGCCTAGAAACTCAACCTGTATAGATGGTTGGCGTTTCATCCCTGTTGAGCTTGCTGATCTTCCTGGATTGATAAAGGGTTCCTGGGCTGGTAAGGGTTTAGGTAACCAGTTTCTCAGCGTAGCCTCCCAGGCGGATGCTTTGATCCACATCGTCGACGCCTCGGGGAGTGTGGATGCTGAGGGTAGGTTGACTAAGCCTGGGATGGGGAACCCTGTCATGGATATCTACGATATTGAGGAGGAGATTGTCTCATGGTTTGCGAAGTCTATACAGAGGAGTCTGAAGAGGGTTGCGAGGAGGGTTGAGGCAGGTGGGAGCCTGGATGATTCTCTCCTACGCGCATTGGCCGGTTTGAAGGTTAGGCTTGAACATATTGAGAGGGCCTTGGAGTATTCTGGCTTGGAGGGTAAGGGTGTGAAGAGGTGGAGTGAGAAGGATGTGAGGGCCTTCGCCAAGGAGATAAGGAGACTCTCCAAGCCGACAGTGATAATAGCGAACAAGATGGATATTGCTAAGGCGAGTGAGAACTACGTCAGGATAGTTGAAGAGTTTAAGGACTCTTTCGTTGTTCCAGCTTGTAGTGAAGCTGAGCTCGCCTTGAGGAGGGCTGAGGAGAGGGGTTTCATAAAGTATGTTCCTGGGGAGGAGAAATTCAAGGTTTTAGATGAGGCCAAACTCACAAACGAGCAGAAGTGGGCCCTAAACTATGTTCAGGAGAGGGTTTTTGCAAGGTGGGTGAATACAGGTGTGCAGTTTGCGATAAATATGGTCGTCTTCAAACTTCTGGGTATGAACGCTGTGTATCCTGTTGAGGATCCTAAGAGGCTCTCAGACCATGCTGGAAGGATCCTCCCCGACGTCTTTCTCATACCATACACGGCGACAGTTAGAGACCTGGCCCAGGAGATCCATAGTGAACTTGCGAAGACAATCCTCTACGGTGTAGACGCCAGGACAGGTCTGAGGCTTCCAACCGACTATGTTCTCAAGGATAGGGATGTGATAAGCATAGTCTCAGCGGCTAGAAAGAAGTAGCTTGATCAGTAGGTTGGTACGACCTTCAATAGGTCAGCCTTCGTCACTATCCCCTTTATCTCACCCCTCTTCGTGACTAGGACGGCCTGACTGTACTGTAGGAGGGTTGATATCACCGTTATCGGCGTCTCCTCGTCGACTGTTGGGAAGGCCTCGTCCATCACGGACTCGACAGGGGTCTTTGAGAGGATCTTCGGATCCTTGCCTGATAGGATCTGGTTGAGGACAGTCCTCTCACTTATGCTGCCGACCGGTCTCACACCGTCGAAGACCGGCAGTTGGGAGTAGCCTGACTCATGCATTATCTTCGTCGCCTTCGATACCGTCTCTCCCTTCTGTATCCCAACAACCTTTCCTTGAATGATTTCCTTCACCTTCGTCTCCCTCTTCTTCTCGAGGCTTTCGAGCAT is a genomic window of Candidatus Bathyarchaeota archaeon containing:
- the map gene encoding type II methionyl aminopeptidase, translating into MSEALEKYLDAGRIAAKLKNEVSRIVKVETPLLEICERLENLTFKLGGEPAFPLNIGVDDVTAHYTSPAEDESRIPEDSIVKIDLGIHIQGYIADTAVTLTFNPNYEDLAASTEEALKAAVEAIKPGVKVSQIGAVIEKTINRFGYKPIRNLMGHRIERYSLHTGKSIPNVSGFEGGTVMEGEIYAVEPFATLQNATGLVRDSPKRYIFRYVKERRLKSKDAKAILEHVKNNYRTLPFASRWLAARFPRDVVMRSFKELMESRCIHSYNVLVEASGKPVAQAEHTVIVERDGCRVIT
- a CDS encoding redox-regulated ATPase YchF; this encodes MMIRIGIIGKTNTGKTTFFNAATLLSAEVSTYPFTTKQPNVGKAYVRTICVCRELGVKDEPRNSTCIDGWRFIPVELADLPGLIKGSWAGKGLGNQFLSVASQADALIHIVDASGSVDAEGRLTKPGMGNPVMDIYDIEEEIVSWFAKSIQRSLKRVARRVEAGGSLDDSLLRALAGLKVRLEHIERALEYSGLEGKGVKRWSEKDVRAFAKEIRRLSKPTVIIANKMDIAKASENYVRIVEEFKDSFVVPACSEAELALRRAEERGFIKYVPGEEKFKVLDEAKLTNEQKWALNYVQERVFARWVNTGVQFAINMVVFKLLGMNAVYPVEDPKRLSDHAGRILPDVFLIPYTATVRDLAQEIHSELAKTILYGVDARTGLRLPTDYVLKDRDVISIVSAARKK
- a CDS encoding CBS domain-containing protein; its protein translation is MLPQLEEIEKRRKSLGLRQKELARMVGISQSMIAKIESGRINPSYIKTKAIFDMLESLEKKRETKVKEIIQGKVVGIQKGETVSKATKIMHESGYSQLPVFDGVRPVGSISERTVLNQILSGKDPKILSKTPVESVMDEAFPTVDEETPITVISTLLQYSQAVLVTKRGEIKGIVTKADLLKVVPTY